From Acinetobacter sp. ASP199, the proteins below share one genomic window:
- a CDS encoding GntR family transcriptional regulator codes for MHEEKANSLSEQIARHISEQIIRGELVEGERIQELRIASELDVSRGSVREALLLLERTQLIEIYPRRGAIVSEMSALQVRALFEMCCLLLGQIVQRMAETWRPHEAERVQLLLEQLEAETRQGHTEKFYDLIFQGLAQQQDMVGNPYLMRYYHELLPSLRRSYFLTLNISKRELQESFDLFKLVTDAILSRKSHQATLFMEDFCRHLRNLVLESLTRMKQIELAWARRSRR; via the coding sequence ATGCACGAGGAAAAAGCAAACAGCTTGTCTGAGCAGATCGCCAGGCATATCAGTGAACAGATTATTCGTGGTGAGCTCGTCGAAGGTGAGCGGATCCAGGAACTGAGAATTGCATCAGAACTTGATGTCAGTCGTGGTTCTGTACGCGAAGCATTATTGTTGCTGGAACGTACCCAGCTCATCGAAATCTATCCACGCCGCGGTGCCATTGTCTCGGAAATGTCTGCACTGCAAGTTCGTGCCCTGTTTGAAATGTGCTGTCTTCTGCTCGGTCAGATCGTACAGCGTATGGCTGAAACCTGGCGCCCGCATGAGGCAGAGCGTGTTCAGCTATTATTAGAACAACTAGAAGCGGAAACCCGCCAAGGTCACACCGAAAAGTTTTATGATTTGATCTTTCAGGGGCTGGCGCAGCAGCAGGACATGGTTGGCAATCCCTATCTGATGCGTTACTACCATGAGCTACTGCCTTCACTGCGACGCAGTTACTTTTTAACCCTGAATATTTCCAAGCGTGAGTTACAGGAATCTTTTGATCTGTTTAAGCTGGTCACTGATGCAATTCTGAGCCGAAAATCACATCAGGCCACTTTATTTATGGAAGATTTTTGTCGACACTTGCGCAACCTTGTGTTGGAATCACTAACACGGATGAAACAAATTGAACTTGCGTGGGCGAGACGCTCGCGCCGTTAA
- a CDS encoding type III pantothenate kinase, with the protein MKKLWLDIGNTRLKYWITEQDRIIEHAAEMHLQSPADLLLGLIQHFIGSGLHQVGISSVLDKQNNDRILKILKRLNVPVIFAKVHAEYAGLICGYDDPAQLGIDRWLQVLAVATSKTQNYCVISCGTALTIDLAQGQKHLGGFILPNLHLQRDALIQNTKGIKIPDAAFEELSPGRNTIDAVHHGILLGLLSTIEKVLSDFPAQLILTGGDAPLFAQHLQSFQPVIEPDLLLKGLQHFAAHLDHTAAG; encoded by the coding sequence ATGAAAAAATTATGGCTGGATATTGGCAATACACGTCTTAAATACTGGATCACGGAACAAGACCGTATCATTGAACATGCGGCTGAAATGCATCTACAGTCTCCGGCGGATTTACTGCTGGGTCTGATTCAACACTTTATAGGATCAGGTCTGCATCAGGTGGGAATCTCTTCTGTACTAGACAAGCAAAATAATGATCGTATCCTGAAAATTCTAAAACGCCTGAATGTTCCAGTGATTTTTGCCAAAGTTCATGCCGAATATGCAGGCCTGATCTGTGGTTATGATGATCCGGCTCAGCTCGGGATTGACCGTTGGCTACAGGTATTGGCAGTTGCGACATCGAAGACACAAAACTATTGCGTCATTAGCTGTGGTACCGCTCTTACCATTGACCTGGCTCAAGGGCAAAAGCATCTGGGTGGTTTTATCCTGCCAAACTTACACCTACAGCGGGATGCTCTGATTCAGAATACCAAAGGCATTAAGATTCCCGATGCTGCTTTTGAGGAGCTGAGCCCGGGCCGCAATACCATTGATGCTGTACATCACGGCATTCTGCTTGGGCTACTCAGTACCATTGAAAAGGTATTGAGTGACTTTCCTGCCCAGCTGATTCTCACGGGTGGAGATGCACCACTGTTTGCACAGCATTTGCAATCCTTCCAACCCGTGATTGAACCTGACCTGTTACTTAAAGGCCTGCAGCATTTTGCAGCTCATTTAGACCACACAGCCGCTGGATGA
- a CDS encoding biotin--[acetyl-CoA-carboxylase] ligase, which produces MDVETRELQQLLKDAGQLPEVLLLKPVTTSTNDDVRDLAQKGIRQVLVSSRTQTQGRGQRQRQWISPEGNIYLSTLLNTEIPIDGRLALEVALNILQMPSLQGLDLQVKWPNDLYSQNAKWGGILVEPISAYQAVVGVGINLTPIEVEQLDQPITSLSELGLAAVTRNQLIAELYLAIQQAGQWFNHGSHNLAARFNHHAAFIQQQVELTNPQGQYGGTFAGIHKDGAVQIATESGIQVFYQGQLRLKTGS; this is translated from the coding sequence ATGGATGTAGAAACTCGCGAACTGCAGCAACTACTTAAAGATGCAGGACAACTTCCCGAAGTCCTGTTACTGAAACCAGTCACCACTTCAACCAATGATGATGTCCGGGACCTAGCTCAAAAAGGTATTCGACAGGTATTGGTCAGCAGTCGTACTCAAACTCAGGGCCGAGGCCAGCGTCAGCGCCAATGGATTTCTCCAGAAGGTAACATCTATTTAAGCACATTGCTGAATACAGAGATACCGATAGATGGCCGTCTCGCGCTTGAGGTTGCGCTTAACATTCTGCAAATGCCTAGCTTGCAAGGGCTTGATCTGCAAGTGAAATGGCCAAATGATTTATATAGCCAGAATGCCAAATGGGGCGGCATTCTGGTGGAGCCAATCTCTGCCTATCAGGCGGTGGTGGGTGTGGGAATTAACCTGACGCCGATTGAAGTGGAACAACTCGATCAGCCGATCACCTCACTATCTGAACTTGGCCTGGCTGCAGTGACACGCAACCAGCTCATTGCTGAACTCTATCTGGCTATTCAACAGGCGGGGCAATGGTTTAATCATGGTAGCCATAATCTGGCAGCACGCTTTAATCATCATGCAGCGTTCATTCAACAACAGGTTGAATTGACCAATCCGCAGGGACAATATGGGGGTACCTTTGCCGGTATTCATAAAGATGGTGCGGTGCAAATTGCGACTGAATCTGGCATTCAGGTTTTTTATCAAGGGCAATTACGTTTAAAGACTGGCAGCTAA
- a CDS encoding alpha/beta hydrolase: MTNKSGNVYIIHDYQSTSNDHWYPWLSRQVKKIGIDAKRIMLANPLEPKMQDWQQSLAVQIAKMDSDTILVAHGLSCLSVLKFVEQHYLTHRKAIRGVVLVAGFDQPLVMWSELNDLVHSVKLDFKTLAKSYKHGVMYISNNDPHVPTAMSLSLAHRLLNTQIFEVLQAGHFEKTDGYADFPQLLDVIQRLCGLNELQNAAGL; the protein is encoded by the coding sequence ATGACAAATAAATCAGGGAACGTTTATATTATTCATGACTATCAGTCGACCTCTAATGACCATTGGTATCCTTGGTTGAGTCGACAAGTCAAAAAAATCGGTATTGATGCCAAGCGCATCATGTTAGCCAATCCATTAGAACCGAAAATGCAAGACTGGCAACAAAGCCTGGCAGTGCAGATTGCGAAAATGGATTCAGACACCATTCTGGTGGCACATGGGTTGAGCTGTCTAAGTGTGCTGAAATTTGTAGAACAGCACTATCTGACTCACCGTAAAGCTATTCGTGGGGTGGTGCTGGTGGCAGGTTTTGATCAGCCACTGGTCATGTGGTCAGAACTGAATGATCTGGTGCACAGTGTAAAACTGGACTTCAAAACACTTGCCAAAAGCTATAAGCATGGCGTCATGTATATTTCTAATAATGATCCACATGTACCCACTGCCATGTCCTTAAGTCTTGCCCATCGACTTCTCAATACCCAGATTTTTGAAGTCTTGCAGGCAGGACATTTTGAAAAAACTGATGGCTATGCAGATTTCCCACAGCTACTGGACGTCATCCAGCGGCTGTGTGGTCTAAATGAGCTGCAAAATGCTGCAGGCCTTTAA
- a CDS encoding alpha/beta hydrolase: MTQVIVVHGYTASPDENWYPWIQQKARQEHVSLKVLRLDPSTTPRLETWQKQMQEQIDGLDENSIFIAHSLGTIAALHYLSHALKQQKIKQLMLIAGFNGRLGRLEEVNPFIDAAQIDFELLKQQIQERVMIYSEGDDRVAPKFSLQQAESLDAKVIKAQHFGHFIDSQGCTELPEVWQSIEPNLIRQQP; encoded by the coding sequence ATGACGCAAGTGATTGTGGTACATGGATATACGGCAAGTCCAGATGAAAACTGGTATCCCTGGATTCAGCAAAAAGCCAGGCAAGAACATGTGAGCCTAAAAGTTTTACGACTTGATCCTTCTACTACACCTCGTCTGGAAACCTGGCAAAAGCAGATGCAGGAGCAAATTGATGGCCTTGATGAGAACAGTATTTTTATTGCCCACAGCCTAGGCACAATTGCGGCTTTGCATTATTTATCCCATGCATTGAAACAGCAGAAGATCAAGCAACTTATGCTAATCGCTGGTTTTAATGGGCGACTTGGACGCCTGGAAGAAGTTAATCCATTTATTGATGCTGCCCAAATTGACTTTGAGTTATTGAAGCAGCAGATTCAGGAGCGAGTGATGATTTACTCTGAAGGCGATGATCGGGTAGCGCCAAAATTCAGTCTGCAGCAGGCAGAGAGTCTGGATGCAAAAGTGATTAAGGCGCAGCATTTTGGTCATTTTATTGATTCGCAAGGCTGTACTGAACTGCCCGAAGTCTGGCAAAGTATTGAGCCAAATCTGATACGTCAACAACCGTGA
- a CDS encoding sulfite exporter TauE/SafE family protein: MELIIYLLIGAIAGFTAGLFGVGGGLIIVPILYIVFTQLQYDPSVIMHMAVGTSLATIIVTSISSVMAHHLKGAVLWSVFRNLAPGLVIGSFLGAGIADYLPGQGLQLLIGFFAVWVALRMFSRAHVKMDPASTLPSTPKQMATGAGIGVASAIFGIGGGSLTVPFLNRCGVVMQKAVATSAACGLPIAIAGALGFIWFGEQSDVPVPNTIGYIHVYAFIGISIMSFFTAKVGAKVAHLLSPVMLKKCFAALLSVVGSYFIYQGVSAFL, encoded by the coding sequence ATGGAGTTAATCATATATTTGTTGATTGGTGCAATTGCTGGTTTCACCGCAGGCCTGTTTGGAGTCGGTGGTGGCCTGATTATTGTGCCAATTCTGTACATTGTATTTACCCAGCTCCAGTACGATCCAAGTGTCATCATGCATATGGCAGTGGGAACCTCTTTGGCGACGATTATTGTGACCTCAATCAGTTCGGTCATGGCACATCATCTCAAAGGTGCAGTACTTTGGTCTGTTTTCCGTAATCTGGCACCTGGTTTGGTCATTGGATCGTTTCTCGGTGCAGGCATTGCCGACTATTTACCGGGTCAGGGCTTGCAGCTTCTGATCGGTTTCTTTGCGGTATGGGTGGCTTTGCGAATGTTTAGCCGTGCCCATGTCAAGATGGATCCAGCCAGTACTTTGCCTTCCACGCCAAAGCAAATGGCGACTGGAGCAGGAATTGGGGTTGCTTCTGCGATTTTTGGTATCGGTGGCGGTAGTCTGACGGTGCCATTTTTAAACCGCTGTGGTGTGGTGATGCAAAAAGCAGTGGCGACTTCAGCTGCATGTGGACTACCAATCGCGATTGCCGGAGCGCTCGGATTTATATGGTTTGGTGAGCAATCCGATGTTCCGGTACCGAATACCATTGGTTATATTCATGTATATGCCTTTATTGGTATTAGTATTATGAGTTTTTTTACTGCCAAAGTGGGAGCAAAGGTAGCGCATTTATTGTCACCAGTCATGCTAAAGAAATGTTTTGCGGCCTTATTAAGCGTTGTCGGTAGCTATTTTATTTATCAGGGTGTCAGTGCCTTTCTGTAA